In Lasioglossum baleicum unplaced genomic scaffold, iyLasBale1 scaffold1897, whole genome shotgun sequence, the following are encoded in one genomic region:
- the LOC143221095 gene encoding LOW QUALITY PROTEIN: ribonuclease P protein subunit p25-like protein (The sequence of the model RefSeq protein was modified relative to this genomic sequence to represent the inferred CDS: inserted 2 bases in 2 codons), with product MGRSKLKKKNKWIKNLRSEPTDSGIPIPNLPEKFLLMRVKSGTKIRNVLGYALKEFENYNSVVWTAAGHGIGKAISCAELFKRKHEGLHQITKLRYVESEKSKAENETDANVDMDVRLVPEIHXFLAKEITDVSEPGYQAPGNNGEFLNNQGTKNGERXKKRDTGNNVTCIDAEEFAAMGLRTGQKRPKKEQQTEAPRKKSKKKGTVIDNTSERN from the exons ATGGGTAGATCGAAGctgaagaagaaaaataaatggATAAAGAACTTGCGGTCCGAGCCCACGGATTCAGGGATTCCCATACCGAATTTGCCAGAGAAGTTTCTTTTGATGCGA GTAAAAAGCGGAACAAAGATCAGAAATGTTCTCGGGTACGCGTTGAAAGAATTCGAGAATTATAATAGCGTTGTTTGGACCGCGGCAGGCCATGGTATTGGAAAAGCTATTTCCTGCGCGGAACTTTTCAAGAGGAAACACGAAGGTCTTCACCAAATCACCAAGTTACGTTATGTAGA GTCGGAAAAATCGAAGGCGGAAAACGAAACTGATGCGAACGTAGATATGGACGTCCGTCTCGTCCCGGAAATAC ATTTCCTTGCAAAGGAAATAACAGATGTATCGGAACCTGG TTATCAGGCACCTGGGAATAATGGAGAATTTTTGAATAATCAAGGAACGAAGAATGGAGAAA GTAAGAAACGTGATACAGGTAATAATGTGACCTGCATCGATGCCGAGGAGTTCGCAGCTATGGGATTAAGGACCGGCCAGAAAAGGCCAAAAAAAGAACAACAAACAGAAGCGCCACGAAAAAAGAGTAAGAAAAAGGGAACGGTGATCGATAATACAAGCGAGAGGAATTAA